A genome region from Rhodohalobacter mucosus includes the following:
- the ispE gene encoding 4-(cytidine 5'-diphospho)-2-C-methyl-D-erythritol kinase has product MNDLWIADSFGKINLGLHVLEKLPTGYHRIETGFCFIEWSDRFEVSASDAYVLEFSNPDIPADESNLVTRAYRMFDQYVGLKNEYTFRIDKKIPAGAGLGGGSSNAALTFRMLNKLENAGLSDEELIDLSRSLGADVPFFIKGTPGIGTGLGQDIEPADIQPDAWIVTVWPGFESSTPEAYAGCIPNPEPDFSIKGVLLEEDLEEWRYLLVNDLEGPVIARHELIGNIKDQLYDFGASYSAMSGSGSTVFGIFDQDFVAINAYESFHKLGFSVHITRPGFKPDYGIYLKG; this is encoded by the coding sequence ATGAATGATTTATGGATCGCTGATTCATTTGGAAAGATAAACCTTGGCCTTCATGTGTTGGAAAAGCTCCCAACGGGGTATCATCGGATAGAAACAGGGTTCTGTTTCATTGAGTGGAGCGATCGTTTCGAGGTATCGGCATCCGATGCCTATGTACTTGAATTTTCCAACCCGGACATACCGGCCGATGAGTCAAACCTGGTAACACGTGCTTACAGAATGTTCGATCAATATGTGGGGCTTAAAAACGAGTACACGTTCCGCATCGATAAAAAAATCCCTGCAGGCGCCGGTCTTGGGGGCGGCAGCAGTAATGCTGCGCTCACGTTTCGCATGCTTAATAAACTGGAAAATGCCGGGCTGAGCGACGAAGAGTTGATTGATTTGAGCCGTTCGCTGGGAGCTGATGTTCCCTTTTTTATTAAAGGTACCCCCGGAATAGGCACGGGACTCGGGCAGGATATTGAGCCTGCCGACATCCAGCCGGATGCATGGATTGTTACTGTATGGCCAGGCTTTGAAAGTTCAACCCCGGAAGCTTATGCCGGATGTATACCTAACCCCGAGCCCGATTTTTCTATAAAAGGCGTGCTTTTGGAGGAGGATTTGGAGGAGTGGCGCTACCTGCTGGTTAACGACCTTGAGGGACCTGTAATTGCCCGTCACGAGCTTATAGGCAATATAAAAGACCAGCTTTATGACTTTGGCGCATCCTACTCTGCCATGAGCGGAAGCGGTTCCACGGTATTTGGTATTTTCGATCAGGATTTTGTTGCAATTAATGCATACGAGTCGTTTCATAAGCTTGGATTTTCCGTACATATTACACGGCCGGGATTTAAGCCGGATTATGGCATTTATTTGAAGGGTTAG
- a CDS encoding SemiSWEET transporter, whose amino-acid sequence MESVTLIGLAAGFCTTIAFLPQVIKTWRSRSAKDLSLGMYTIFCTGVALWLTYGLLISDLPIILTNLATLVLALSILFFKLTFRESVSPVPSAAGKNIGPDSE is encoded by the coding sequence ATGGAATCCGTTACCCTAATAGGTCTCGCTGCCGGTTTTTGCACCACGATCGCTTTTCTTCCACAGGTTATCAAAACGTGGAGATCCCGGTCTGCAAAAGATCTTTCACTCGGTATGTACACAATATTTTGTACCGGTGTGGCACTTTGGCTGACATACGGCCTGCTTATTTCCGATTTACCAATTATTCTCACAAATCTGGCGACACTTGTTCTTGCCCTGAGTATTCTCTTTTTTAAACTAACATTCAGGGAATCCGTTTCTCCCGTTCCCTCTGCTGCCGGAAAAAACATTGGTCCCGATTCAGAGTAA
- a CDS encoding CCA tRNA nucleotidyltransferase codes for MLDIPSEHKSLFQLIGEAAESIDQQAYVVGGYVRDHYLGRLDETEITDIDFVTVGSGIRLAQKVAEKLQTDQVTIFKQFGTAQVKHSEFDLEFVGARKESYRRQSRKPIVEDGSLKDDQLRRDLTINALSWSLNPNTFGVLHDPFHGIRDLEKMIIRTPIDPEKTFDDDPLRMMRAVRFATQLNFTIEPKTRAAIKKMAHRLSIISRERILDELNKIVMSPKPSTGFKHLFETGLLNEFFPEMVNLAGVDEKNGQRHKDNFWHTLKVLDNTAQKSDNLWLRWAAIMHDIAKPPTKKFVKGVGWTFHGHDAIGAKWVPRIFKRLGLPMDERMRYVQKLVALHLRPIALVSEEVSDSAVRRLIFEAGDDIDDLMTLCRADITSKNEWRVKKYRNNFDKVEKKIAEVEEKDRIRNWKNPISGEEVMNVLDIRPGPMVGRVKDRIKDAILDGKISNNYEEAYDLLLRIKSEMEKQN; via the coding sequence GTGCTTGATATCCCTTCAGAACATAAATCTCTTTTTCAACTTATCGGCGAGGCGGCAGAATCCATTGATCAGCAGGCGTATGTAGTTGGCGGTTACGTTCGTGACCATTACCTCGGGCGTCTGGATGAAACGGAGATTACAGATATTGATTTCGTTACGGTTGGCTCGGGTATCCGGCTGGCCCAAAAGGTAGCTGAAAAACTTCAAACCGATCAGGTTACCATCTTCAAACAGTTCGGAACCGCGCAGGTTAAGCACAGTGAATTCGATCTTGAATTTGTGGGAGCGCGGAAAGAGAGCTACAGGCGCCAATCCAGAAAGCCCATTGTGGAAGACGGCTCCCTAAAAGACGATCAGCTCCGCCGTGACCTGACCATCAATGCACTTTCATGGAGCCTTAACCCAAACACATTTGGCGTTCTGCACGACCCTTTTCACGGTATTCGTGATCTGGAAAAGATGATAATCAGAACCCCCATTGATCCTGAAAAAACCTTCGATGATGACCCTCTGCGGATGATGAGGGCGGTTCGCTTTGCAACACAGCTGAACTTCACAATTGAACCAAAAACCAGGGCAGCCATAAAAAAAATGGCTCACAGGCTTTCCATTATCTCCAGGGAGCGCATTCTGGATGAGCTCAATAAGATTGTGATGAGCCCAAAACCATCAACAGGGTTTAAACATCTCTTTGAAACAGGCTTATTGAACGAGTTTTTTCCCGAAATGGTAAACCTGGCCGGTGTAGATGAGAAAAACGGACAGCGTCACAAGGATAATTTCTGGCATACCCTGAAGGTGCTCGATAACACCGCGCAAAAGAGCGACAATCTCTGGCTTCGATGGGCCGCCATCATGCACGATATTGCCAAGCCTCCAACAAAAAAGTTTGTCAAAGGCGTAGGTTGGACTTTTCACGGTCATGATGCAATTGGCGCAAAATGGGTGCCCCGCATATTTAAACGCCTCGGTTTGCCGATGGATGAACGAATGCGATATGTTCAGAAACTGGTAGCTCTTCATCTCAGGCCGATTGCGCTTGTTTCTGAAGAGGTGAGTGACAGTGCGGTTCGCCGATTAATATTTGAGGCCGGTGACGATATTGATGACCTGATGACGCTTTGCAGGGCCGATATTACCAGTAAGAATGAATGGAGGGTAAAGAAATACCGCAACAATTTTGACAAAGTAGAAAAGAAAATTGCAGAGGTAGAAGAGAAAGACCGGATCAGGAACTGGAAAAATCCGATCAGCGGCGAGGAAGTGATGAACGTACTGGATATTCGTCCGGGACCAATGGTGGGTCGTGTCAAAGACCGCATTAAAGACGCTATTCTCGACGGCAAGATTTCCAACAACTATGAAGAGGCATACGATTTGCTTCTGAGAATCAAGTCAGAAATGGAAAAGCAGAACTGA
- a CDS encoding OmpA family protein translates to MNKFTLVFTLVLSAALLISGCSNWSNTAKGTVIGSGAGAAAGAVIGKTLGSTAGGAIAGAAVGGTVGAIIGRNMDRKAREMQEEMEGVTIQRVEEGIAVSFDSGILFSFDSAALRQESIDNLQKLTEIINRDDNTILLIVGHTDSVGDEMYNLGLSERRAQSAAEYMIEQGLAPSRIEIEGRGEYEPIADNDTDAGRQENRRVEVAIYASPEYVEQLQTAN, encoded by the coding sequence ATGAATAAATTCACATTGGTATTCACCCTCGTTTTGTCAGCAGCATTGTTGATTTCGGGCTGCTCAAACTGGAGCAATACAGCCAAAGGTACCGTGATTGGAAGCGGCGCCGGAGCTGCTGCGGGAGCCGTAATCGGCAAGACTCTGGGAAGTACGGCAGGCGGTGCCATTGCCGGAGCTGCAGTGGGCGGAACGGTAGGCGCCATTATCGGACGAAATATGGACCGTAAGGCACGCGAAATGCAGGAAGAGATGGAGGGCGTAACCATTCAGCGAGTTGAGGAGGGAATTGCCGTCAGCTTCGACAGCGGTATTCTTTTTTCTTTCGATTCGGCTGCTCTTCGACAGGAATCGATCGATAATCTGCAGAAGCTTACTGAAATCATAAACCGCGATGACAATACCATTCTTCTGATAGTGGGACACACCGATTCAGTAGGTGATGAGATGTATAACCTGGGCCTCAGCGAGCGCCGCGCGCAGTCTGCCGCTGAATATATGATCGAACAGGGCCTTGCCCCATCGCGCATTGAGATTGAGGGAAGAGGAGAGTACGAACCGATCGCAGACAATGATACGGATGCAGGAAGGCAGGAAAACCGCCGGGTTGAGGTGGCGATCTATGCCAGTCCGGAATATGTGGAACAGCTGCAAACTGCCAATTAA
- a CDS encoding sugar nucleotidyltransferase has protein sequence MKLIIPMAGRGTRVRPHSHTTPKPLLPVAGTMIVERIVETFARTLDRTIDEIVYILGPDFGREIKETLKEMSTRHDAKATFRVQDRALGTAHAVSCAEEDLSGEVIIVFADTLFDSKEKVTVDDADSVIWLKEVEDPSRFGVAVHEGDTITDFVEKPSEPISNLAIIGVYYFKKGEDLKREIQYLLDNDITGHGNEYQLTDALDRLLKDGKVFKKATVDEWLDCGTLPAWLETTGEILAKENHAYDEYPDTTIHPPVFIGDNATITGSEIGPYVSIEADTVIKNSRIKNSIVQKNAALADCTLEDSTIGNHTELTGATGEVHVGDHSILKQG, from the coding sequence ATGAAACTTATCATACCTATGGCGGGAAGGGGAACCCGTGTACGACCCCATTCACACACTACACCTAAACCTCTGCTTCCTGTTGCAGGCACTATGATTGTTGAACGAATAGTGGAGACCTTTGCCCGAACACTCGACCGAACCATTGATGAGATCGTTTATATTCTCGGGCCTGATTTCGGCCGTGAAATCAAGGAAACTCTTAAAGAGATGAGCACGCGTCACGATGCCAAAGCCACGTTCCGGGTCCAGGATAGAGCCCTCGGCACGGCTCATGCGGTATCATGTGCTGAAGAAGATCTGAGCGGTGAGGTAATCATTGTATTTGCCGATACCCTGTTTGATTCCAAGGAGAAGGTAACGGTTGATGATGCCGACAGCGTTATCTGGCTTAAGGAGGTTGAAGATCCTTCACGGTTCGGTGTAGCGGTTCATGAGGGCGATACCATTACCGATTTTGTTGAAAAGCCAAGTGAGCCTATCTCAAACCTTGCCATTATAGGAGTTTACTATTTTAAAAAGGGTGAAGACCTGAAAAGGGAGATTCAGTACCTGCTGGACAACGATATTACGGGTCATGGCAATGAATATCAGCTTACCGACGCGCTCGACCGTCTTCTCAAGGACGGAAAGGTGTTTAAGAAGGCCACTGTTGATGAATGGCTTGACTGCGGTACCCTGCCGGCCTGGCTGGAAACCACCGGTGAAATACTGGCCAAGGAGAACCATGCTTATGACGAGTATCCGGATACAACCATACACCCCCCTGTATTCATCGGGGACAATGCAACCATAACGGGAAGTGAAATTGGTCCGTATGTAAGCATCGAAGCAGATACCGTAATCAAAAATAGCCGGATAAAGAACAGCATTGTTCAGAAAAATGCCGCACTGGCCGATTGCACCCTTGAGGATTCCACAATCGGAAACCACACAGAACTGACCGGCGCGACCGGCGAAGTGCATGTGGGCGATCATTCGATTTTGAAGCAGGGCTGA
- a CDS encoding UDP-N-acetylmuramoyl-tripeptide--D-alanyl-D-alanine ligase, with amino-acid sequence MDLYSLTMNGIVILLIAIFIRHSLYRLRFFSHMFQQLGYKTGEYRKWLGSHFYSHAVTPEHIFYNIIILLMIYLFADRVTLTAGALVMFVFALFWFVGISRYQEEKEKKPLVYTARMKRLGITALVLMGISWFILIDFAYRGLQLRDFAAPFISTDPYFLGFGMIIVDMFVPLILMAAAWLMKPVENIIQNGFKKQARNKLSSLPNLKVIAITGSYGKTSTKFVINSFLKERMNVCVTPGSFNTPMGICKVINNELDATHQVLILEMGARYRGNILELCRIARPDISVITNVGLAHLETFGSQDVIAYEKGTLARELKPGGVLVLNGDDERVRAMAEYRDDVKIVFTGQEGSVRAADISVSPEGTHFTMSWLDSDGVVEAQERVQTPLLGFHNIQNVLLGAAIAREFGIRLKTVALAASRLEPVEHRLELKQRNGLTIIDDAFNSNPVGAKNAVDILASFGSGRKILITPGMIELGELEDEENRKFGEHIARAGLDLVILVGREQTKAIAEGIASVNGETNESVRIVKSLFEANDILQEYAQTGDVVLYENDLPDTYNE; translated from the coding sequence TTGGACCTTTATTCACTTACAATGAACGGAATCGTGATACTGCTGATTGCGATTTTCATACGCCACTCTCTGTACAGGCTTCGCTTCTTCTCTCACATGTTTCAGCAGCTGGGTTACAAAACAGGTGAGTACAGAAAATGGCTGGGCAGTCATTTTTACTCCCATGCCGTTACACCCGAACACATCTTCTACAATATCATCATACTACTGATGATTTATCTATTCGCAGACAGGGTTACACTGACTGCAGGAGCGCTGGTTATGTTTGTTTTTGCGCTTTTCTGGTTTGTTGGTATTTCCCGCTATCAGGAGGAGAAAGAGAAAAAGCCGCTGGTCTACACTGCAAGAATGAAGAGGCTTGGAATCACAGCTTTGGTCCTGATGGGCATAAGCTGGTTTATTCTGATTGATTTTGCCTACCGCGGTCTGCAATTGAGAGATTTTGCCGCTCCTTTTATCAGTACGGATCCCTACTTTCTCGGATTCGGTATGATCATCGTAGATATGTTTGTGCCCCTGATACTGATGGCCGCAGCCTGGCTGATGAAACCCGTTGAAAACATAATACAGAACGGATTCAAAAAGCAGGCCAGGAATAAACTTTCCTCTCTTCCCAACCTGAAAGTAATCGCCATAACGGGCAGTTACGGTAAAACCAGCACCAAGTTTGTGATTAACTCTTTTTTGAAAGAGCGGATGAATGTTTGTGTTACTCCCGGAAGCTTCAATACGCCGATGGGAATTTGCAAGGTGATCAACAATGAGCTGGATGCTACTCATCAGGTTTTGATTCTGGAAATGGGGGCGCGGTATCGAGGCAATATTCTGGAACTTTGCAGAATAGCGAGGCCGGATATATCCGTTATAACCAACGTGGGGCTTGCGCACCTCGAAACGTTTGGCTCTCAGGATGTCATTGCCTACGAAAAGGGAACCCTTGCAAGGGAGCTTAAACCGGGAGGGGTCCTCGTCCTGAACGGTGACGACGAGCGCGTGAGGGCTATGGCAGAGTATCGAGATGACGTGAAGATCGTTTTCACAGGGCAGGAGGGGTCTGTAAGGGCTGCCGATATATCTGTTTCACCCGAAGGAACGCATTTTACGATGAGCTGGCTCGACAGCGACGGAGTTGTTGAAGCCCAGGAGAGAGTTCAGACACCTCTGCTTGGATTCCATAATATTCAGAATGTACTCTTGGGTGCTGCCATTGCGCGTGAGTTTGGTATACGGCTCAAAACGGTGGCCCTGGCCGCCTCCAGGCTTGAACCGGTTGAGCACAGGCTGGAGCTCAAACAGCGAAACGGCCTCACCATCATCGACGATGCCTTTAACTCCAACCCCGTGGGGGCCAAAAATGCCGTGGATATACTCGCGTCATTCGGATCGGGGCGCAAAATTCTGATCACGCCCGGTATGATTGAGCTGGGTGAGCTTGAAGACGAGGAGAACAGAAAATTTGGAGAGCATATCGCCAGGGCAGGACTCGACCTGGTCATACTGGTAGGCAGGGAACAGACAAAAGCCATTGCAGAAGGAATTGCATCGGTGAACGGCGAAACCAATGAATCAGTCCGGATTGTAAAATCCCTTTTTGAGGCCAACGACATACTGCAGGAGTATGCACAGACCGGCGATGTGGTGCTCTATGAAAACGATCTGCCCGATACATATAACGAGTGA